CTCCTTGAGTTTGCTCGCCTCGAAAGCAAGGCGGATGCTCGTGTTTCGGATCTATCTGGCGGCATGAAGCGGCGGCTGACACTTGCACGTGCACTCATCAACGACCCCCAGCTCCTGATATTGGATGAGCCGACCACTGGACTTGACCCGCACGCACGTCACTTAATTTGGGAACGGCTGCGGTCGCTGTTGGCACGCGGCAAGACGATTCTCCTGACCACACATATCATGGAAGAGGCAGAGCGGCTGTGCGACCGGCTGTGCGTGCTCGAAGGAGGGCGCAAGATCGCTGAAGGCCGACCTCACGTGCTAATAGACGAGCACATCGGTTGCCAGGTGATTGAGATATACGGTGGGAATCCCCATGAGCTAAGTGCATTGGTCAGTCCGTATGCCCGCCACATCGAGGTGAGCGGCGAGACCGTCTTCTGTTATGCGCTCGACCCGAAGCAAGTGCGAGTCCAACTGGATGGGCGCGCAGGTGTGCGCTTTCTACAGCGTCCACCTAATCTTGAGGACGTTTTTTTACGGCTAACCGGGCGGGAACTGAAGGACTGAAGGATGTGGAAGCTTTATGCGGCGGCTCTGCCCGCCAACGGGTGGAATTGGATTGCCGTGTGGCGCCGCAACTATCTCGCGTGGAAGAAGGTCGCGCTAGCGTCGATCCTTGGTAACCTCGCCGACCCATTGATTTACCTGTTCGGCCTGGGTGCGGGCTTGGGGGTGATGGTGGGGCGCGTTGACGGCGTTTCGTACATTGCATTTTTGTCGGCAGGAATGGTGGCGACAAGCGCGATGACTGCGTCGACTTTCGAAACGATCTACGCAACTTTCGCTCGCATGCGCGCTCAGCGCACGTGGGAAGCAATCCTTCACACACAGGTCACGATCGGCGATATCGTGCTCGGTGAGTTGGCGTGGGCAGCGACCAAGGCTTCTTTGGCGGGTACAGGAATTGGTATCGTCGCCGCTATGCTGGGCTACGCGGAATGGCCGTCCCTCCTTTATGCGCTGCCGGTCGTCGCCCTGACTGGCTTAGCGTTTGCGAGTCTGGCGATGATCGTCACGGCACTTGCGCCCAGCTACGAATATTTCATATTTTATCAGACGCTCGTCATAACACCGATGCTATTCCTGTCGGGCGCTGTCTTCCCGGTCGACCAGCTGCCGGGCGCTTTTCAACACGCAACAAGATTCTTGCCGCTGGCCCATTCGATCGATGTTATCCGTCCGATAATGCTCGGCAATCCGCTGGTGAATGTCGGTCTACATATAAGCGCTCTTTGCTTCTATGCAGTAGTACCGTTTTTCTTGTCGACCGCATTGCTCCGTCGGCGCCTAATGCCTTGACTCAAATTCGTCGCGACTTTACGCCGTTTCGATCATGGATATCATCGTCATTAATCGGAAGCGTCGGTCGATCGGCATGGACGGTCTAGGCGCGCTAGCGTTTGGATAACTCATCCCTCTGGATTGTTGATAGCCGCTGCGCGGGACGGCCATCCGGCGGAAACATCAATCGACGTGGATGCGCGGCTGAGCCACCCACCTCCTCGTGTCGGGGAGTTGCTACACGCGGAGACCACCAGCGAGGCGCCGCAGAAGACGGCGAACATCCCCAGTGGGCGCATGGAAAGAGATTGAAAGAGGTTCGCTTCTGTATTGCGCAATTGAAAGCGGCGTCATTTGCCTTGCATCCTGCGGTCAAGGAATTCCTCGATCGCGTGCGCCAGTTCTGTCAGTTGATGGCCAACGGTACGTATATGAAGTTCCGGGTTTTCCGGGGTTTCATAGGGCGAGGATACACCGGTGAAGTTCGCGATCTTACCTGCGAGCGCCTTCTCATAGAGGCCCTTCGGATCGCGGCGTGCGCACTCCTCGATCGGAGTGTCTACGAAGATCTCGATGAACTCGCCCTCCTCCATCATTTCCCGCGCCATTCGCCGCTCATCGCGGAACGGTGAGATGAAGGACACGAGGACGATAAGACCGGCATCGGCCATGAGCTTCGCCACCTCTGCCACGCGGCGGATGTTCTCGACCCGATCCTCTTCGGTAAAGCCAAGGTCCCGGTTGAGGCCGTGACGCACATTGTCGCCATCGAGCAGGTAGGTATGCTTGCCCTGGGCGTGAAGTATCCTGTCCAGCTCGTTAGCGATGGTCGATTTGCCGGAGCCCGAAAGCCCGGTGAACCAGAGAACGGCAGGAAGCTGGTTCTTCATGGCGCTGCGCGCGACCTTGTTCACCTCGAGCGCATGCCAGTGGACGTTATCCGCGCGCCGAAGCGGAAAGTCGATCAACCCCGCGCCGACCGTGGCGTTCGTCACCCGGTCGACGATGATGAAATTGCCCGTGGCCCTATTGTCCTTGTAGGCGTCGAAAGCGATCGGCGTCTGTGTCGAGATGTTGCAGACACCCACTTCGTTCATCTGCAGCGACTTCGCTGCCTCGCGGACGAAGCTGTTGATGTTGACCTGGTGCTTGAGTGCGGTGACCGTCGCACTGACGCTGTCTGTCTCCGTTCTCAAGATGTAGCTTCGTCCCGGCATCATCGGGCTCGCATCGAACCAGATCACATGCGCCTGAAATTGGTCGGCCACGAAGGGCCGGGCGCCAGGCGCTACGAGCATATTGCCGCGGGAGGCGTCCACCTCGTCGGAAAGGACCAGTGTTACCGCCTCGCCCTCCCCTGCCGTCGCAAGCTCCCCGTCATAGGTCACGATCGCCTTGACCGAAGTGCGCTGCCCGGTTTTCGCGACGACGACCGGATCGCCCACGGAAATCCTGCCGCAAGAGATCTGACCCGCATAGCCGCGGAAGTCCGAGTTCGGCCGCATGACCATCTGAACTGGGAAACGGAAAGGCTTGGCCCGGTCCATCGGCTCAAGCTCTACCGTTTCAAGATATTCGAGCAGCGCGGCGCCTCTGTACCAGGGCGTATTGGGGGAAGCCGAGATGACGTTGTCGCCGTCTCTCGCTGAGATCGGTATCGGCCGGATGCTGGCAAAACCGAGCTCTTTTGCAAAAGCCATGTAGTCGGCGACGATCTCGTCGTAACCCTTTTGTCGAAAATCTACGAGATCGATCTTATTGACGGCTAGCACGACATGGCGGATTCCGAGAAGCGAGGCGATATAGGAATGCCGTCGGGTCTGCTGAAGGATGCCCTGCCGGCTGTCGATGAGGATGATGGCGAGATCTGCCGTAGAGGCGCCGGTCACCATGTTGCGCGTATATTCCTCGTGGCCGGGCGTGTCGGCGACGATGAACTTGCGCTTGGACGTCGCGAAATAACGGTAGGCGACGTCGATGGTGATCCCTTGCTCGCGCTCGGCCTCGAGCCCGTCGAGAAGCAGAGCGAGATCGATTTCCTCGCCGTTGGCAGCACCGGGAGAACCGACGCGCCCGAGGTTTGCAAGTTGGTCCTCGAAAATCAGCTTCGCATCATAGAGCAGTCGACCGATCAGGGTCGACTTGCCGTCGTCGACCGACCCGCATGTGATGAACCTCAGGATCGACTTGTTGTTGTGGTCGGCCAAATGCGCTTCAATGTCATGTGGCGGTATGGATTGAACAAATGACATCAGAAGTAGCCCTCCCGCTTCTTTTTCTCCATTGCCCCGACTTCATCCGAGTCGATCAGGCGGCTCTGCCGTTCAGACGTGCGCACCGTCAGCATTTCCCGCAATATGTCGGGAACCGTGGCAGCCTCGGACTCCATCGCCCCAGTCAGCGGATAGCAGCCAAGGGTACGGAAACGGACCTCGTGCTCGAGAACCTCCTCTTCGGGCTGGATCGGCATTCGCTCATCGTCGACCATGATCAGCATCCCGTCGCGCCGAACGACTGACCGCCGAGCCGCGAAATAAAGCGGTACGATCGGAATGTCCTCGCGCAGGATGTATTGCCAGATGTCGAACTCGGTCCAGTTTGAGAGCGGGAAGACGCGCATGGTTTCGCCCTGCCCCACCCGCGTATTGTAGGTCTTCCACATCTCCGGGCGCTGACGCTTCGGATCCCAGCCGTGCTGGGCACTGCGGATGGAAAAGATA
The sequence above is drawn from the Rhizobium favelukesii genome and encodes:
- the nodI gene encoding nodulation factor ABC transporter ATP-binding protein NodI produces the protein MRQAVKDQLLDGELAQDVPRRLELNPFVTEGDTGLSVKTSKPGSIPTVAIDLASVTKSYGNKPVVNGLSFTVAAGECFGLLGPNGAGKSTITRMILGMTTPGSGEITVLGVPVPARARLARMGIGVVPQFDNLDIEFTVRENLLVFGRYFRMSTREIEAVIPSLLEFARLESKADARVSDLSGGMKRRLTLARALINDPQLLILDEPTTGLDPHARHLIWERLRSLLARGKTILLTTHIMEEAERLCDRLCVLEGGRKIAEGRPHVLIDEHIGCQVIEIYGGNPHELSALVSPYARHIEVSGETVFCYALDPKQVRVQLDGRAGVRFLQRPPNLEDVFLRLTGRELKD
- a CDS encoding ABC transporter permease; protein product: MWKLYAAALPANGWNWIAVWRRNYLAWKKVALASILGNLADPLIYLFGLGAGLGVMVGRVDGVSYIAFLSAGMVATSAMTASTFETIYATFARMRAQRTWEAILHTQVTIGDIVLGELAWAATKASLAGTGIGIVAAMLGYAEWPSLLYALPVVALTGLAFASLAMIVTALAPSYEYFIFYQTLVITPMLFLSGAVFPVDQLPGAFQHATRFLPLAHSIDVIRPIMLGNPLVNVGLHISALCFYAVVPFFLSTALLRRRLMP
- the nodQ gene encoding bifunctional sulfate adenylyltransferase/adenylyl-sulfate kinase NodQ — translated: MSFVQSIPPHDIEAHLADHNNKSILRFITCGSVDDGKSTLIGRLLYDAKLIFEDQLANLGRVGSPGAANGEEIDLALLLDGLEAEREQGITIDVAYRYFATSKRKFIVADTPGHEEYTRNMVTGASTADLAIILIDSRQGILQQTRRHSYIASLLGIRHVVLAVNKIDLVDFRQKGYDEIVADYMAFAKELGFASIRPIPISARDGDNVISASPNTPWYRGAALLEYLETVELEPMDRAKPFRFPVQMVMRPNSDFRGYAGQISCGRISVGDPVVVAKTGQRTSVKAIVTYDGELATAGEGEAVTLVLSDEVDASRGNMLVAPGARPFVADQFQAHVIWFDASPMMPGRSYILRTETDSVSATVTALKHQVNINSFVREAAKSLQMNEVGVCNISTQTPIAFDAYKDNRATGNFIIVDRVTNATVGAGLIDFPLRRADNVHWHALEVNKVARSAMKNQLPAVLWFTGLSGSGKSTIANELDRILHAQGKHTYLLDGDNVRHGLNRDLGFTEEDRVENIRRVAEVAKLMADAGLIVLVSFISPFRDERRMAREMMEEGEFIEIFVDTPIEECARRDPKGLYEKALAGKIANFTGVSSPYETPENPELHIRTVGHQLTELAHAIEEFLDRRMQGK
- the cysD gene encoding sulfate adenylyltransferase subunit CysD; this encodes MSLIHLRRLEAESIHVIREVVATFSNPVALYSIGKDSSVLLHLTMKAFYPGKPPFPFLHVDTKWKFREMIEFRDRMARELGFDLLVHVNQDGIDQGIGPFTHGSNVHTHIMKTMGLRQALEKYSFDAALAGARRDEEKSRAKERIFSIRSAQHGWDPKRQRPEMWKTYNTRVGQGETMRVFPLSNWTEFDIWQYILREDIPIVPLYFAARRSVVRRDGMLIMVDDERMPIQPEEEVLEHEVRFRTLGCYPLTGAMESEAATVPDILREMLTVRTSERQSRLIDSDEVGAMEKKKREGYF